The following are encoded together in the Pedobacter steynii genome:
- a CDS encoding fasciclin domain-containing protein, protein MMMKQYSLKFMVFLLLVLNLACKHERVVLFAPNLNLRPAGEFINNNYEFKLFNAALKITGLSEILNGQGPFTVFAPSDLAFNNMGIRTPADFQKMNLDSLRDVMKYHIVTQRMSSMDVAKKTVDNPFNTLLGHPVLLSLGNDTDYDFYINGSRITRKDIDLANGILNTVDKVIKYQPVTVKKYLESQERYGIFVAALKKFGLLDQLDTEGPWTVLALPNSAFEQQNISKEDIEKLNPASFKKRLFGTYIFKLQFFRSDLLILTKSGGSGEYDPSGAAVRVPIPGDEEYSHGMAGYNLFVIKTDYGNYPIVRETTTGPADRIDLLFKNGIIHEAGELVIYPEEALIRP, encoded by the coding sequence ATGATGATGAAACAATATAGCTTAAAATTTATGGTTTTTCTGCTCCTGGTGTTGAACCTGGCCTGTAAACATGAAAGGGTAGTCCTTTTTGCACCCAATCTTAACTTAAGGCCCGCAGGAGAATTTATCAACAACAATTATGAGTTCAAACTATTTAATGCTGCCCTGAAAATCACTGGATTATCGGAAATACTTAACGGTCAGGGGCCATTCACCGTTTTTGCACCAAGCGATCTGGCATTTAACAATATGGGCATCAGGACGCCCGCTGATTTTCAGAAAATGAACCTGGACAGCCTGCGGGATGTGATGAAATATCATATCGTTACGCAAAGAATGAGCAGTATGGATGTGGCTAAGAAAACAGTAGACAATCCGTTCAACACGCTGTTAGGCCATCCGGTCTTATTAAGCCTTGGCAACGATACCGATTATGATTTTTATATCAATGGTTCCAGGATCACCAGAAAAGACATTGACCTCGCTAATGGGATATTAAACACAGTGGATAAGGTGATTAAATACCAGCCTGTTACGGTTAAAAAGTACCTGGAGAGCCAGGAGAGATACGGTATTTTCGTTGCCGCCTTAAAAAAATTCGGTTTGCTGGATCAGTTGGATACGGAAGGACCATGGACGGTACTTGCCCTACCGAACTCCGCATTTGAGCAGCAGAACATCAGTAAAGAAGACATTGAAAAATTAAATCCGGCTTCTTTTAAAAAGCGGCTTTTTGGCACTTACATTTTCAAGCTTCAATTTTTCCGTTCCGATCTGCTCATTTTAACGAAAAGCGGAGGTTCAGGAGAATATGATCCTTCCGGTGCTGCTGTGCGTGTTCCGATACCGGGAGATGAAGAATATAGTCATGGGATGGCAGGCTATAACCTGTTTGTCATTAAAACGGACTATGGGAATTATCCGATTGTCAGGGAAACCACAACAGGGCCCGCCGACAGGATTGATTTATTATTTAAGAATGGGATTATACATGAAGCCGGAGAGCTGGTCATCTATCCCGAAGAGGCATTAATCAGACCCTAA
- a CDS encoding IPT/TIG domain-containing protein: protein MIQKRTYSSLYLMSFTTVIFMIVLFTLSCKKDKELKGEQIPFKVDSYYPNSGNEGTLVTILGTGFDTKAENISITFSGQQADVIAVHEDKIIVRAPKEGKSGMIQMKSGSNHSDVGSYKYQQLSLKEIFPTNGSAGSHIRIMGEGFSSISSPAAVLINGKEAIVVSVSDTVLVVEVPENAGTGPVQVKVNGFESTGPVFHYQTITAIRPLTGGKGTRVTITGSGFAAEIAGNTIDFNGKPAAVISAKENEIVVIAPEGVESGPVSLTINKQRTSGPDFTVVPLPTIEFVSPLSGPGGIEMVIKGLTFSPEKEENKVSINGVIVPLTSATNNELKLIIPGNTGSGEIRVSVNDQEVTGPKFFDQSLGIKSMTPDNGLSGTEVTLTGTGFSSNPSGNIVTFNNVAATILSATETKITVKAPANVLTGNLKVKVGNLEATAPKPFRRAGVLTLVGGPGSTNVDLSTNGSIVVDASGNVFAIENTKNRVLKISASGQVSVFAGSSGGQSGLQNGMGTEARFRFENFGSLTIDKNQNLYVADYGNQLIRKISPQGLVSTFMTGVGNVFAMTTDAAGNIYAMRGTQNAMRMTPQGGLSSLNVSSRNYTHRPAFDQEGNLYMSPDDFEVYISKYPYRADGTIPQPPVKHWAGNPAETGYADGIGRQVKFTWLRGMQVADQKLFILDSDNAFNISIRQANLQTGEVVTVMKSVRGYQDGNLDVARFISLQDLAIDKEGVLYILDNWNNAIRKVYIK, encoded by the coding sequence ATGATTCAGAAACGAACTTATTCCTCATTATACCTAATGAGTTTTACCACAGTTATTTTTATGATCGTATTATTTACCCTTTCCTGTAAAAAAGACAAAGAACTGAAAGGGGAACAAATACCTTTTAAAGTGGATAGTTATTATCCAAACAGTGGCAATGAAGGAACACTGGTTACGATTTTAGGAACCGGATTTGACACCAAAGCTGAAAATATTTCCATCACTTTTTCCGGTCAGCAAGCAGATGTTATTGCAGTTCATGAGGACAAGATCATCGTGAGGGCACCTAAGGAAGGCAAGTCGGGAATGATACAGATGAAGAGCGGGTCCAATCATTCAGATGTCGGATCGTATAAATACCAGCAGCTGAGCTTAAAGGAAATTTTCCCTACCAATGGTTCCGCAGGGTCACACATCAGAATAATGGGCGAAGGATTTAGCAGCATCAGTAGTCCTGCAGCAGTGTTAATCAACGGAAAAGAAGCCATCGTCGTGAGCGTAAGTGATACGGTGCTGGTGGTAGAAGTTCCTGAAAATGCAGGAACCGGCCCGGTTCAGGTCAAAGTAAATGGATTTGAATCTACAGGTCCTGTGTTTCATTATCAAACGATAACGGCCATTAGACCATTAACAGGAGGTAAGGGGACCCGTGTAACCATTACCGGATCAGGATTTGCGGCGGAGATTGCCGGAAATACTATAGATTTTAATGGAAAACCAGCAGCCGTTATTTCTGCGAAAGAAAATGAGATCGTGGTGATTGCGCCAGAGGGAGTGGAATCGGGGCCAGTTTCTTTAACCATCAATAAGCAAAGAACATCAGGTCCAGATTTTACCGTAGTTCCTTTACCAACGATTGAATTTGTCAGTCCGCTGAGTGGGCCGGGCGGAATAGAGATGGTGATTAAAGGATTGACTTTTAGTCCTGAAAAGGAAGAGAATAAAGTATCGATCAATGGGGTAATCGTACCGCTAACCTCCGCAACAAACAACGAGCTAAAACTAATTATTCCGGGCAATACAGGTAGTGGCGAGATCAGGGTATCTGTCAATGATCAGGAAGTGACCGGACCAAAATTCTTCGACCAGAGCCTGGGAATAAAAAGCATGACTCCCGATAATGGCCTTTCAGGAACGGAGGTTACGCTTACCGGAACAGGCTTTAGCAGTAATCCTTCGGGAAACATCGTAACATTTAATAACGTCGCAGCAACAATACTCTCAGCCACAGAAACAAAAATAACTGTTAAAGCTCCGGCGAATGTACTGACTGGAAACCTGAAAGTAAAGGTGGGTAACCTGGAGGCTACTGCTCCGAAGCCATTCAGAAGGGCCGGAGTGCTCACCCTGGTTGGTGGTCCTGGAAGTACCAATGTCGACCTTTCCACCAATGGTAGTATTGTCGTAGATGCCTCAGGAAATGTTTTTGCCATAGAAAACACCAAAAACAGGGTGCTTAAAATATCTGCTTCCGGACAGGTTTCTGTTTTTGCAGGGAGTTCAGGCGGACAGTCCGGTTTGCAAAACGGAATGGGAACAGAAGCCCGCTTCAGGTTTGAGAATTTTGGCTCCCTTACCATCGATAAAAACCAGAACTTATATGTAGCGGATTATGGAAATCAGCTGATCAGAAAAATAAGTCCTCAGGGATTAGTTTCTACTTTCATGACGGGTGTAGGGAATGTTTTTGCCATGACTACCGATGCTGCAGGAAATATCTATGCCATGAGGGGCACCCAGAATGCCATGAGGATGACGCCGCAGGGAGGTTTATCTTCTCTAAATGTTTCTTCCAGAAATTATACGCATCGTCCGGCCTTTGATCAGGAGGGTAATTTATATATGAGTCCTGATGATTTTGAGGTCTATATCAGTAAATATCCTTATCGGGCTGATGGAACGATACCTCAGCCTCCTGTAAAACATTGGGCCGGAAATCCTGCTGAAACCGGTTATGCTGACGGGATAGGAAGGCAGGTTAAGTTTACCTGGCTGAGGGGGATGCAGGTGGCAGATCAAAAGCTCTTCATTCTGGATTCTGATAATGCATTCAATATCTCGATTCGTCAGGCAAATCTGCAAACCGGAGAAGTGGTTACGGTGATGAAATCGGTAAGGGGTTATCAGGATGGAAACCTTGATGTGGCCAGGTTCATATCACTCCAGGATCTGGCCATCGATAAGGAGGGAGTCCTCTATATACTTGATAACTGGAATAACGCCATCAGAAAAGTGTATATAAAATAA
- a CDS encoding SusC/RagA family TonB-linked outer membrane protein, translated as MKINLIRDHLFRGMIRSCFLLVLLGVCQQEVQAGPHAHRTKFVQQNIKGKVTDAQGLPVVGATVNIKGSKVYAITDKDGTYSIQASDNSTLIIRSIGFITQEILVGTRTIINTTLIEEVGKLGEVVVTGYQTVKKRQFTGASTTIKAADAKREGITDVSRMLEGQVAGVSVQNVSGTFGAAPKIRIRGATSISGDNKPLWVVDGIILEDVVNVSNEQLSTGDPSTLVGSSVAGLNPDDIESFEILKDAAATSLYGARAMNGVIVITTKKGKVGSSKVSYTGNLSTYLKPSYDQFNIMNSYDQVSMYAEMERKGWLNFGATSRFANGGIYVKMADLINQYDESNGQFGLKNDALSRRSFLERYANANTNWFDVLFKNSMMQEHAVSVSNGTDKAQLYISTSYLKDNGWTVGDEVERFTGNVRATFTPNDKLSYGIITQGSVRNQRAPGSLGRVSDPVSGQFNRDFDINPFSYAMNTSRALTAFDENGNREYFRRNFAPFNILNELENNSINLNFLDFKVQGDLKYNLLKNLKYAFEGAYRYAKTNQEHSITENSNMPMAYRADGDATIRAANKFLYRDPENPEAEPIVVLPYGGFYNTNDTYLKSYNLRNSLEFNERFNDIHQLRVYGFSELRYADRQFKNFSGYGYQFDKGGVPYLDPNFVKMIVEGNSNYYGMERRQDRFLAYGLNAGYTYKDRYNVAGTLRYDGSNLMGKTRTARWLPTWNISGSWNIDGESFFQKQSFLTRATLRASYGLTASSGPATNSSVVLLNAATNRPYLSERESAINIMNLENSELTWEKLYKTNIGFDVSMANNVVTLGVDYYNHKSYDLIGLIRNGGVGGEAVKVANYADMDAHGVEFTLGTKILDHGALKWNAQLNFGYNKSVITNLRNEPNIWSLIGPDGGAKEGYPQRGLFSLKYEGLNKETGVPRFLNEDGKVSDAVYLQSLKTSNLVYEGSIDPKVTGGFFNNISYKDFKLSVLMTFSAGNVIRLNPAFSSSYSELNATPEEFINRWILYGDDASPSVLDKRGESQLINSFPYNNYNYSTERVAKGDFIRLKQLNLSYNLPAKLSSKLKLSNCSLSLVANNLWLIYSDKALNGQDPEFFSSGGVAMPIPKQFTLSLKVGL; from the coding sequence ATGAAAATTAATTTAATCAGAGATCACCTGTTCAGGGGGATGATCCGAAGCTGTTTTTTGCTTGTCCTTCTTGGGGTTTGTCAGCAGGAAGTGCAGGCAGGTCCCCATGCACACCGGACAAAATTCGTGCAGCAAAACATAAAGGGAAAGGTGACCGACGCGCAGGGATTGCCTGTAGTTGGTGCAACAGTGAATATCAAAGGCTCGAAAGTATATGCCATCACCGATAAAGATGGTACTTACAGCATCCAGGCATCCGATAATTCCACACTTATTATACGTTCTATCGGTTTTATCACTCAGGAAATTCTGGTAGGCACCAGAACTATCATAAATACCACGCTGATTGAAGAAGTTGGTAAATTGGGCGAAGTGGTGGTTACCGGTTATCAGACGGTAAAGAAAAGACAGTTTACCGGAGCTTCCACTACCATCAAAGCTGCGGATGCCAAGCGGGAAGGGATCACTGATGTCAGCAGGATGCTCGAAGGGCAGGTGGCCGGAGTATCTGTTCAAAACGTTTCGGGAACATTCGGTGCTGCACCTAAAATCAGGATCCGGGGTGCTACTTCCATCAGCGGAGATAACAAGCCATTGTGGGTGGTAGATGGAATCATCCTGGAGGATGTGGTGAATGTGTCCAATGAGCAATTATCTACTGGAGACCCCTCCACTTTAGTCGGGTCCTCAGTTGCAGGCCTCAATCCGGATGACATTGAGAGCTTTGAAATCCTTAAAGATGCTGCGGCAACCTCATTATATGGTGCAAGGGCAATGAATGGTGTAATTGTCATTACGACAAAAAAAGGTAAGGTCGGCAGCTCAAAAGTTTCCTATACCGGAAATCTTTCTACCTACTTAAAGCCTTCCTACGACCAGTTTAACATCATGAACTCCTATGATCAGGTTTCCATGTATGCAGAGATGGAACGTAAGGGCTGGTTAAATTTCGGCGCAACATCCAGGTTCGCCAATGGCGGGATTTATGTAAAGATGGCCGATTTAATTAATCAATATGATGAATCTAATGGCCAGTTTGGACTTAAAAATGATGCTTTAAGCAGAAGGTCTTTTTTAGAAAGATACGCGAACGCAAATACGAACTGGTTTGACGTGCTTTTTAAAAATTCCATGATGCAGGAACATGCGGTGAGTGTATCTAATGGTACGGATAAGGCCCAGCTCTATATATCGACGAGTTATTTGAAAGATAATGGATGGACAGTTGGAGATGAGGTAGAGCGGTTTACCGGAAACGTGAGGGCTACCTTTACCCCTAACGACAAGCTCAGTTATGGGATCATTACGCAGGGATCAGTCCGGAATCAACGTGCACCGGGAAGTTTGGGAAGAGTGAGTGATCCTGTGTCCGGACAGTTTAACCGTGATTTCGATATCAATCCTTTTAGCTATGCAATGAATACCAGCCGCGCGTTAACGGCCTTTGACGAAAATGGGAACCGGGAATATTTCAGAAGAAACTTTGCTCCTTTCAACATTCTGAACGAGTTGGAAAACAACAGCATTAACCTTAATTTTTTGGATTTTAAGGTTCAAGGGGATTTGAAATATAACCTGCTAAAGAACCTTAAGTATGCTTTTGAAGGTGCCTATCGGTATGCGAAAACCAACCAGGAGCACAGCATTACTGAAAACTCAAATATGCCGATGGCCTATCGTGCTGATGGTGATGCCACCATTCGTGCGGCCAATAAGTTTTTATACAGAGATCCCGAAAATCCGGAAGCTGAACCGATTGTGGTATTGCCTTATGGAGGGTTCTACAATACCAATGATACTTATTTGAAAAGTTATAACCTTCGAAATTCCCTTGAATTTAATGAGCGTTTTAATGACATCCATCAGCTAAGGGTTTATGGTTTTTCTGAATTGAGGTATGCGGACAGGCAGTTTAAAAACTTTAGCGGATATGGTTATCAGTTTGATAAAGGCGGAGTTCCTTATTTAGACCCCAATTTTGTAAAGATGATCGTGGAAGGTAATTCCAACTATTACGGGATGGAGCGCAGACAAGACCGCTTTCTGGCCTATGGATTGAATGCAGGGTACACGTATAAGGATCGGTACAATGTAGCGGGAACACTCCGGTACGATGGTTCCAACCTGATGGGAAAAACAAGAACTGCACGTTGGCTTCCCACCTGGAACATTAGCGGGTCATGGAATATTGATGGGGAGTCGTTTTTTCAGAAACAAAGCTTCCTGACCCGTGCCACTTTAAGGGCCAGTTATGGTCTTACTGCGAGCAGCGGTCCGGCAACAAATTCCAGCGTTGTGTTGTTGAATGCCGCAACAAATCGTCCTTATTTAAGTGAGCGGGAATCGGCGATCAATATCATGAACCTGGAGAATTCCGAGCTGACCTGGGAAAAGCTCTACAAAACAAATATCGGATTTGATGTCAGCATGGCTAATAATGTGGTCACCCTGGGGGTGGATTATTACAACCATAAAAGCTATGACCTGATTGGTTTAATCCGCAATGGCGGTGTTGGTGGGGAAGCGGTGAAGGTGGCCAATTATGCAGACATGGATGCCCATGGAGTTGAATTTACATTGGGAACGAAAATATTGGACCACGGTGCTTTGAAATGGAATGCGCAGCTAAATTTCGGATATAATAAATCTGTCATCACCAATCTGAGAAACGAACCAAATATCTGGTCTTTAATCGGGCCTGATGGAGGTGCTAAAGAAGGCTATCCGCAAAGAGGATTGTTTTCTTTAAAATATGAAGGTTTAAATAAGGAAACAGGTGTGCCGAGATTTTTAAATGAAGACGGCAAGGTATCCGATGCGGTTTACCTGCAAAGTTTGAAAACCAGCAATCTGGTTTATGAAGGATCGATCGACCCTAAGGTCACAGGAGGTTTTTTCAATAACATCAGTTATAAAGATTTTAAGCTGTCTGTCCTGATGACTTTCAGTGCCGGAAATGTGATCCGTCTAAATCCGGCTTTCAGCAGTAGTTATTCTGAATTGAATGCCACGCCGGAAGAGTTTATAAACAGATGGATATTATATGGGGATGATGCCAGCCCTTCGGTTTTAGACAAGAGAGGCGAAAGTCAGCTGATCAATTCCTTTCCTTATAACAATTACAACTATTCTACAGAACGTGTAGCGAAGGGGGATTTTATCAGGCTGAAGCAGCTGAACCTTTCCTATAATCTCCCGGCAAAGCTGAGCTCAAAATTAAAGCTGTCTAACTGTTCCTTGAGTCTGGTGGCGAACAACCTGTGGTTAATTTATTCAGATAAGGCGCTGAATGGTCAGGATCCGGAGTTCTTTAGCTCAGGAGGGGTAGCGATGCCTATTCCTAAGCAGTTTACATTATCCTTAAAAGTCGGACTATAA
- a CDS encoding fasciclin domain-containing protein codes for MIKRKELFAILLTGICLQSCIKEADFISPVDYNTLGYKISDNFNLSLFSAALSRSSNDKKLLEPGPFTVLAPSNLAFQNFGYSTTTAVKTESLTRMSKIATYHILEGKFELDKLPYLFNQQIESLGGKLFVTHWIKGTDTVITINGAKLILNNIPGSNGLIQVIDKVLEPYQFDELNDAIASENSITLFSHALRKTGLTSLLQKNGSYTVFAPSNAAMAAIGFRSIQDVNNAQTKVLEDLINYHIVADRKFVYDYILTAGKSNSSKQTMLNGYSVNVNLMSTAQDPPGVFSKISLQGPGNTVPVLVDRADLLSGNGVLHIINGVFKIIR; via the coding sequence ATGATTAAAAGAAAAGAATTATTTGCGATTTTACTGACAGGAATCTGTTTGCAATCTTGTATAAAAGAAGCTGATTTTATCAGCCCGGTAGATTACAATACGCTTGGTTATAAAATATCAGACAATTTCAATTTATCGCTGTTTAGTGCCGCACTGAGCAGGAGCAGCAATGATAAAAAATTATTGGAGCCTGGTCCCTTCACTGTTTTAGCGCCATCGAACCTTGCTTTTCAGAACTTTGGTTATTCCACCACTACCGCAGTAAAGACGGAAAGCCTGACCAGGATGAGCAAAATTGCCACCTACCATATTCTAGAAGGTAAGTTTGAGCTGGACAAGCTTCCCTACTTATTCAATCAGCAGATCGAATCCCTGGGCGGGAAATTATTTGTCACGCATTGGATTAAAGGTACCGATACGGTAATCACGATAAATGGGGCGAAGCTGATCCTAAATAATATTCCGGGATCGAATGGATTGATTCAGGTAATCGATAAGGTGCTGGAGCCTTATCAGTTTGACGAACTCAATGATGCGATCGCCTCAGAAAATTCCATCACTTTATTTTCTCATGCGCTTCGCAAAACAGGTTTGACCAGCCTTCTTCAGAAAAATGGATCATATACTGTTTTCGCACCTTCCAATGCAGCAATGGCAGCGATCGGCTTCCGGAGTATCCAGGATGTCAATAATGCGCAAACCAAAGTGCTGGAAGATCTGATCAACTACCACATCGTCGCTGACCGGAAATTCGTGTACGACTATATTTTAACTGCAGGAAAGTCCAATTCCAGTAAGCAAACCATGCTGAACGGTTACAGTGTGAACGTTAACCTGATGAGCACTGCGCAGGATCCCCCAGGAGTTTTCAGTAAGATCAGCTTGCAGGGCCCTGGAAATACGGTTCCGGTGCTGGTTGACCGGGCAGATCTGCTCAGCGGAAATGGCGTATTGCACATTATTAACGGCGTATTTAAAATTATCAGATAA
- a CDS encoding fasciclin domain-containing protein gives MKLHLLVISMMVLLLSSCSKKEFMPAPEGENIPYHETKKTIQENLESSAYTCFYTAWRKSNMDKILKTLNPKIAVTVFVPDNKAFEALGYNIATINRTPAAVLDSLLLFHTAKNQVLPETLDPQSANYLFMSLLENKNYIERYGMMNGEFRYYLYRHYFNIENNKVLVNGKVSGNAADIMIGTNGTLIPIDKVLNRPVKDIRQTLQEDGRFGLYLSILEHDDQFYTEISGFPGNQLDRFFNKEPYVSFSSVFAPTDEAFHKAGIHSLADVQKLNSRSVPYILEDYFTVSNYLPVDSILNNHFWQYNGIYVQNMDLSYNSRYISPEPNPICFFSNDLKNEILGSYVTLYNSERSRVIHLNNLDFIRNGTTLKVRVKGSDAEPATVIASDIQTFNGTIHVVDRLLLPKGFKI, from the coding sequence ATGAAACTACATTTACTGGTAATTTCAATGATGGTGCTGCTTTTATCTTCCTGTTCAAAAAAGGAATTTATGCCGGCACCAGAGGGGGAGAATATCCCGTATCATGAAACTAAAAAGACAATTCAGGAGAACCTCGAAAGTTCTGCCTATACCTGTTTTTATACGGCATGGAGAAAAAGCAATATGGATAAAATCCTGAAAACCTTAAATCCTAAGATCGCCGTTACTGTTTTTGTTCCGGACAATAAAGCATTTGAAGCTTTGGGATACAATATTGCGACCATTAACAGGACACCGGCCGCTGTTTTAGATAGCTTATTGCTGTTCCATACGGCTAAAAATCAGGTGTTACCGGAAACGCTGGATCCACAATCGGCAAATTACCTCTTCATGAGCTTGCTGGAAAATAAAAATTACATTGAACGGTATGGGATGATGAATGGGGAATTTCGTTATTACCTCTATCGCCATTACTTTAATATAGAAAATAATAAAGTGCTGGTTAACGGTAAAGTATCTGGCAATGCCGCAGACATCATGATCGGGACCAATGGTACACTGATTCCGATCGATAAAGTGCTGAACAGACCCGTCAAGGACATCAGGCAGACGCTCCAGGAAGATGGAAGATTCGGTTTGTACCTGAGTATTCTGGAGCATGATGACCAGTTTTATACCGAAATCTCGGGTTTTCCGGGCAATCAGCTAGACCGGTTTTTTAATAAAGAACCTTATGTCAGCTTTTCTTCTGTTTTTGCACCCACGGATGAAGCTTTTCATAAGGCAGGGATACATTCGCTGGCTGATGTTCAAAAATTAAACAGCCGGAGTGTTCCCTACATCCTGGAGGATTATTTTACAGTATCTAATTATTTGCCTGTGGATTCCATATTAAACAACCATTTCTGGCAATACAATGGGATATACGTACAAAATATGGACCTATCCTATAACAGCAGATACATTTCGCCGGAACCGAATCCGATTTGCTTCTTTTCAAATGACCTTAAAAATGAAATTCTTGGTTCTTATGTCACCTTGTATAATAGTGAGCGTTCCCGTGTGATTCATTTAAATAACCTGGATTTTATCAGGAACGGGACTACCCTTAAGGTCAGGGTTAAGGGCTCAGATGCAGAACCGGCCACTGTGATCGCCTCTGATATCCAAACTTTTAATGGAACCATTCATGTAGTAGACCGCCTGTTGCTTCCTAAAGGGTTTAAAATTTAA